In the genome of Cronobacter malonaticus LMG 23826, one region contains:
- the pmrB gene encoding two-component system sensor histidine kinase PmrB, whose translation MNSMRRRLMLMLALILLFFQLISVIWLWHESREQISFLVNETLSAKSRTHHVEKEIREAIASLLVPSLVMVGFTLVFSFWAVTWITRPLSQLSQTLAGRSADNLSPVPVDSAMEEIRAVTLSLNQLFLRLDHTIQQERLFTADAAHELRTPLAGIRLHLELMEQSGIAQATPLLARIDRLMHTVEQLLMLSRAGQALASGHYETLCWNADIIAPLRSELDELAQQRGQYIIWPHVEATSRVQGDAVLLRLMLRNLLENASRYSPEQSSIVVQLSSENGGSRLSVTDEGPGIPQAQREAITEPFRRLDQRYGGSGLGLSIVQRIVHLHRGRLILEDGPSGGLMASCWLPEEINQS comes from the coding sequence ATGAACAGCATGCGCCGTCGGCTGATGCTGATGCTCGCATTGATACTTCTCTTTTTTCAGTTGATTAGTGTTATCTGGCTCTGGCATGAAAGCCGTGAACAGATAAGTTTTTTAGTCAATGAAACGCTGTCGGCCAAATCCCGTACTCATCACGTCGAAAAAGAGATCCGCGAGGCGATTGCTTCTTTACTGGTGCCGTCGCTGGTGATGGTGGGGTTTACCCTCGTCTTTTCATTCTGGGCGGTCACGTGGATAACCCGCCCGCTCAGCCAGCTTAGCCAGACGCTCGCCGGACGCTCAGCGGATAATCTCTCTCCGGTGCCGGTGGATTCCGCGATGGAAGAGATACGCGCGGTGACGCTCTCGCTCAACCAGCTCTTTTTACGGCTTGATCACACCATTCAGCAGGAGCGCCTGTTCACGGCGGATGCGGCACACGAACTGCGAACGCCGCTTGCGGGTATTCGCCTGCATCTGGAGCTGATGGAGCAGTCAGGCATCGCTCAGGCCACACCGCTGCTTGCCCGTATCGATCGGCTGATGCATACCGTTGAGCAATTGCTGATGCTGTCACGCGCAGGCCAGGCGCTGGCGAGTGGGCATTACGAAACACTGTGCTGGAACGCAGATATTATCGCGCCGCTGCGCAGTGAACTTGACGAGCTGGCGCAACAGCGCGGGCAGTACATCATCTGGCCTCACGTTGAAGCCACATCGCGTGTTCAGGGTGATGCCGTATTGCTGCGGCTGATGCTGCGAAATCTGCTGGAAAACGCCTCGCGTTATAGCCCGGAGCAGAGCAGCATCGTGGTTCAGCTTTCGTCTGAAAATGGCGGAAGCCGCCTGAGCGTGACCGATGAAGGTCCGGGGATCCCACAGGCGCAACGCGAGGCGATTACCGAGCCTTTCCGGCGACTCGATCAGCGCTATGGTGGTAGTGGCCTTGGGCTGAGCATTGTGCAGCGTATTGTGCATTTACATCGCGGCAGGTTGATTCTGGAGGATGGTCCAAGCGGTGGATTGATGGCGTCGTGCTGGCTACCGGAAGAGATTAACCAGTCATAA
- the cgtA gene encoding Obg family GTPase CgtA, with amino-acid sequence MKFVDEATILVVAGDGGNGCVSFRREKYIPKGGPDGGDGGDGGDVWLEADENLNTLIDYRFEKSFRAERGQNGQSRDCTGKRGKDVTIKVPVGTRVIDQGTGETMGDMTKHGQRLMVAKGGWHGLGNTRFKSSVNRTPRQKTMGTPGEKRDLQLELMLLADVGMLGMPNAGKSTFIRAVSAAKPKVADYPFTTLVPSLGVVRMDNEKSFVVADIPGLIEGAAEGAGLGIRFLKHLERCRVLLHLIDLDPIDGSDPAENARIIVGELEKYSEKLASKPRWLVFNKIDLLSREEAEAKAKAIADALGWDEKYYLISAASQMNVKELCWDVMHFIIENPVVHEEEAKQPEKVEFMWDDYHRQQLEEMEAEAEEEWDDDWDEDDDEGVEIVYQR; translated from the coding sequence ATGAAGTTTGTTGATGAAGCTACGATCCTGGTCGTGGCGGGTGATGGCGGTAACGGCTGCGTAAGCTTCCGTCGTGAAAAATATATCCCGAAAGGCGGCCCTGACGGCGGCGATGGCGGCGATGGCGGCGACGTCTGGCTTGAGGCCGACGAAAACCTTAACACCCTTATCGATTACCGCTTTGAGAAATCGTTCCGCGCCGAACGCGGTCAGAACGGCCAGAGCCGCGACTGCACCGGTAAACGCGGTAAAGACGTGACCATCAAAGTGCCGGTCGGGACGCGCGTTATCGATCAGGGTACGGGCGAAACGATGGGCGACATGACCAAACACGGTCAGCGTCTGATGGTCGCGAAGGGCGGCTGGCACGGTCTTGGCAACACCCGCTTCAAATCCTCCGTTAACCGTACGCCGCGCCAGAAAACCATGGGCACGCCGGGCGAGAAACGCGATCTGCAGCTGGAGCTGATGCTGCTGGCGGATGTCGGTATGCTGGGTATGCCAAACGCTGGTAAATCCACGTTCATTCGTGCGGTTTCCGCAGCGAAGCCGAAAGTGGCGGATTATCCGTTTACCACGCTAGTGCCAAGCCTTGGCGTGGTGCGTATGGATAACGAGAAAAGCTTCGTGGTGGCCGATATTCCGGGTCTTATCGAAGGCGCGGCGGAAGGCGCGGGCCTTGGCATTCGTTTCCTGAAGCATCTTGAGCGTTGCCGCGTGCTGCTGCACCTGATCGATCTCGATCCGATCGACGGCTCCGATCCGGCGGAAAACGCCCGTATCATCGTGGGCGAGCTTGAGAAGTACAGCGAAAAGCTGGCCTCCAAACCGCGCTGGCTGGTCTTCAATAAAATCGATCTGCTGAGCCGCGAAGAGGCGGAAGCCAAAGCGAAAGCGATCGCCGACGCGCTGGGCTGGGATGAGAAATATTACCTGATCTCCGCCGCGAGCCAGATGAACGTGAAAGAGCTCTGCTGGGACGTGATGCACTTCATCATCGAAAACCCTGTTGTTCACGAAGAAGAAGCGAAGCAGCCTGAAAAAGTCGAGTTTATGTGGGATGACTATCATCGCCAGCAGCTCGAAGAGATGGAAGCGGAAGCCGAAGAAGAATGGGACGACGACTGGGACGAAGACGACGACGAAGGTGTCGAGATCGTCTATCAGCGTTAA
- a CDS encoding DMT family transporter: MKQQAGIGILLALTTAMCWGALPIAMKQVLEVMEPPTVVFYRFLMAGIGLGLILAIKGKLPPMGLFRKPRWLVLLAIATGGLFGNFILFSSSLQYLSPTASQVIGQLSPVGMMVASVLILKEKMHGTQIIGAIMLLCGLVMFFNTSLIEIFTRLTDYTWGVIFGVGAATVWVSYGVAQKVLLRRLASQQILFLLYTLCTIALLPLAKPGVLFQLSSWQVACLIFCGLNTLVGYGALAEAMARWQAAQVSAIITLTPLFTLLFSDVLSVAWPDFFARPMLNLLGYLGAFVVVAGAMYSAIGHRLWGRWRKNEAVGVIPRSGE; the protein is encoded by the coding sequence ATGAAGCAGCAGGCCGGCATTGGTATTCTTTTGGCGCTCACGACCGCAATGTGCTGGGGTGCGCTGCCAATTGCAATGAAGCAGGTACTGGAAGTGATGGAGCCCCCTACGGTGGTGTTCTACCGCTTTCTGATGGCGGGCATCGGGCTTGGACTGATCCTGGCTATTAAAGGCAAACTGCCGCCGATGGGCTTGTTTCGTAAACCGCGCTGGCTGGTCTTGCTGGCGATAGCGACAGGCGGGCTTTTCGGTAACTTCATTCTTTTCAGCTCCTCCCTGCAATATTTAAGCCCTACGGCCTCGCAAGTGATAGGCCAACTCTCGCCGGTTGGCATGATGGTGGCAAGCGTTCTAATCCTTAAGGAAAAGATGCACGGCACGCAGATCATCGGGGCAATCATGCTGCTTTGCGGGCTGGTGATGTTTTTCAATACCAGCCTGATAGAGATCTTTACGCGACTGACGGATTACACCTGGGGTGTAATCTTCGGGGTTGGCGCGGCGACGGTCTGGGTCAGCTACGGCGTGGCTCAAAAGGTTCTGTTGCGTCGTCTGGCCTCGCAACAGATCCTCTTTTTGCTGTACACTTTATGTACTATTGCGCTGCTGCCGCTGGCGAAGCCCGGGGTGCTGTTTCAGCTTAGTTCGTGGCAAGTGGCCTGCCTGATTTTTTGCGGCCTGAACACCCTGGTGGGGTATGGCGCGCTGGCGGAAGCGATGGCGAGATGGCAGGCGGCGCAGGTGAGCGCCATTATCACGCTTACTCCACTGTTTACCTTGTTATTTTCAGATGTGTTATCTGTTGCCTGGCCCGATTTCTTCGCCAGACCGATGTTAAACCTGTTGGGTTATCTCGGTGCGTTTGTCGTGGTTGCGGGTGCGATGTATTCCGCCATTGGTCACCGTCTTTGGGGACGGTGGCGCAAAAACGAAGCGGTTGGAGTCATCCCCCGCTCGGGCGAATGA
- the rpmA gene encoding 50S ribosomal protein L27 produces the protein MAHKKAGGSTRNGRDSEAKRLGVKRFGGESVLAGSIIVRQRGTKFHAGNNVGCGRDHTLFAKADGKVKFEVKGPNNRKYISIVAE, from the coding sequence ATGGCACATAAAAAGGCTGGCGGCTCCACACGTAACGGTCGCGATTCAGAAGCTAAACGCCTGGGCGTTAAGCGTTTCGGTGGCGAGTCCGTTCTGGCGGGCAGCATCATCGTTCGTCAGCGTGGCACCAAATTCCACGCTGGTAACAACGTAGGTTGCGGTCGTGACCACACTCTGTTTGCTAAAGCAGACGGTAAAGTGAAATTTGAAGTTAAAGGCCCGAACAACCGTAAATACATCAGCATCGTTGCTGAGTAA
- the rplU gene encoding 50S ribosomal protein L21 gives MYAVFQSGGKQHRVSEGQTVRLEKLDIATGETVEFAEVLMIANGEDVKIGVPFVDGGVIKAEVVAHGRGEKVKIVKFRRRKHYRKQQGHRQWFTDVKITGISA, from the coding sequence ATGTACGCGGTTTTCCAAAGTGGTGGTAAACAACACCGAGTAAGCGAAGGTCAGACCGTTCGCCTGGAAAAGCTGGACATCGCAACTGGCGAAACTGTTGAGTTCGCTGAAGTTCTGATGATCGCAAACGGTGAAGATGTCAAAATCGGCGTTCCTTTCGTTGATGGCGGCGTAATCAAAGCTGAAGTTGTTGCTCACGGTCGTGGCGAGAAAGTTAAAATCGTTAAGTTTCGTCGTCGTAAACACTACCGTAAGCAGCAGGGCCACCGTCAGTGGTTCACTGATGTGAAAATTACTGGCATCAGCGCCTAA
- the ispB gene encoding octaprenyl diphosphate synthase, which translates to MNLEKINELTAQDMAGVNATILEQLNSDVQLINQLGYYIVSGGGKRIRPMIAVLAARALGYEGKAHVTIAALIEFIHTATLLHDDVVDESDMRRGKATANAAFGNAASVLVGDFIYTRAFQMMTSLGSLKVLEVMSEAVNVIAEGEVLQLMNVNDPDITEESYMRVIYSKTARLFEAAAQCSGILAGATEAQERALQDYGRYLGTAFQLIDDLLDYSADGERLGKNVGDDLNEGKPTLPLLHAMHNGTPAQAQMIREAIEQGNGRHLLDPVLETMAACGSLEWTRARAEEEADKAIAALEIISPSPWRDALIALAHMSVQRDH; encoded by the coding sequence ATGAATTTAGAAAAAATTAATGAGTTAACCGCGCAAGATATGGCCGGTGTCAACGCGACCATCCTTGAACAGCTCAATTCCGACGTACAGCTTATTAATCAGCTGGGCTATTACATTGTCAGCGGTGGCGGCAAACGCATTCGCCCGATGATCGCGGTGCTCGCTGCGCGCGCGCTCGGTTATGAGGGGAAAGCGCATGTCACTATCGCCGCGCTTATTGAGTTTATCCACACCGCCACGCTGCTGCATGACGATGTGGTGGATGAATCGGATATGCGTCGCGGCAAAGCGACGGCGAATGCCGCGTTTGGCAACGCCGCCAGCGTTCTGGTGGGAGATTTTATTTACACCCGCGCGTTTCAGATGATGACAAGCCTCGGGTCGCTCAAAGTGCTTGAAGTCATGTCCGAAGCGGTCAACGTGATCGCGGAAGGCGAAGTGCTTCAGCTAATGAACGTGAACGATCCCGATATCACCGAAGAGAGCTACATGCGCGTGATTTACAGCAAAACCGCGCGGCTCTTCGAAGCGGCGGCGCAGTGCTCCGGCATTCTGGCAGGTGCCACTGAGGCGCAGGAGCGCGCGTTGCAGGATTATGGTCGCTACCTCGGCACCGCGTTCCAGCTTATCGACGATCTTCTGGATTACAGCGCTGATGGCGAACGCCTCGGTAAAAACGTGGGCGACGATCTCAACGAAGGCAAGCCAACGCTTCCACTTCTGCATGCGATGCATAACGGCACGCCGGCGCAGGCGCAGATGATCAGAGAGGCGATCGAACAAGGCAACGGGCGTCATCTTCTGGATCCGGTGCTGGAAACGATGGCGGCCTGTGGATCGCTGGAATGGACGCGTGCCCGTGCTGAAGAAGAGGCGGATAAAGCCATCGCCGCACTTGAAATTATCTCCCCTTCTCCGTGGCGCGATGCTCTGATTGCGCTGGCGCATATGTCGGTGCAGCGCGACCATTAA
- the sfsB gene encoding DNA-binding transcriptional regulator SfsB, producing the protein MERKFIDWHPADIVAALRKKGSSLAAESRKAGLSSSTLANALTRPWPRGEKIIAEALGTEPWVIWPSRYHDPITHEFIDRSQLIRHR; encoded by the coding sequence ATGGAACGTAAGTTTATCGACTGGCACCCCGCCGATATCGTCGCCGCGTTACGTAAGAAAGGGTCATCGCTGGCGGCAGAATCCCGTAAGGCGGGCCTGAGTTCATCAACTCTCGCCAACGCACTGACGCGCCCGTGGCCGCGCGGCGAGAAGATCATCGCCGAAGCGCTGGGCACTGAGCCGTGGGTCATCTGGCCGTCACGCTATCACGATCCGATCACGCACGAGTTTATCGATCGTTCGCAGCTGATTCGCCATCGCTGA
- the murA gene encoding UDP-N-acetylglucosamine 1-carboxyvinyltransferase has product MDKFRVQGPGRLSGEVTISGAKNAALPILFAALLAEEPVEIQNVPKLKDIDTTMKLLSQLGTKVERNGSVWIDASQVNIFCAPYELVKTMRASIWALGPLVARFGQGQVSLPGGCAIGARPVDLHITGLEQLGAEIKLEEGYVKASVQGRLKGAHIVMDKVSVGATVTIMSAATLAEGTTVIENAAREPEIVDTANFLNTLGAKITGQGTDKITIEGVERLGGGVYRVLPDRIETGTFLVAAAISGGKVMCRNTRPDTLDAVLAKLREAGADIETGEDWISLDMHGKRPKAVNVRTAPHPAFPTDMQAQFTLLNLVAEGTGVITETIFENRFMHVPELIRMGAHAEIESNTVICHGVEKLSGAQVMATDLRASASLVLAGCIAEGTTLVDRIYHIDRGYEGIEDKLRALGANIERIKGE; this is encoded by the coding sequence ATGGATAAATTCCGTGTGCAGGGGCCAGGGCGCCTTTCTGGCGAAGTGACGATCTCGGGCGCGAAAAACGCGGCCCTGCCGATCCTTTTCGCCGCCCTGCTGGCTGAAGAGCCTGTAGAAATTCAAAACGTACCAAAGCTTAAAGATATCGATACCACCATGAAGCTGCTGAGCCAGCTTGGGACCAAAGTGGAGCGTAACGGCTCCGTCTGGATCGATGCAAGCCAGGTCAATATCTTCTGTGCGCCGTATGAGCTGGTGAAAACCATGCGTGCCTCTATCTGGGCGCTGGGGCCACTGGTGGCGCGTTTCGGTCAGGGCCAGGTGTCGCTGCCGGGTGGCTGCGCTATCGGCGCGCGTCCGGTTGACTTACACATTACCGGCCTTGAGCAACTGGGCGCGGAAATCAAACTGGAAGAAGGCTACGTTAAAGCCTCCGTCCAGGGCCGCCTGAAAGGTGCGCATATCGTGATGGATAAAGTGAGCGTTGGCGCCACCGTGACCATTATGTCCGCCGCGACGCTTGCTGAAGGCACCACGGTTATCGAAAACGCCGCGCGCGAGCCGGAAATTGTCGATACCGCGAATTTCCTGAATACGCTCGGTGCAAAAATTACCGGTCAGGGCACCGATAAGATCACTATTGAAGGCGTTGAGCGTCTGGGCGGCGGCGTTTACCGCGTTCTGCCGGACCGTATCGAGACCGGAACGTTCCTGGTTGCCGCTGCGATCTCCGGCGGCAAAGTGATGTGCCGCAACACGCGTCCTGACACGCTGGATGCAGTACTGGCGAAACTGCGCGAAGCGGGCGCGGATATCGAAACCGGCGAAGACTGGATAAGCCTTGATATGCACGGCAAACGTCCGAAAGCGGTGAACGTGCGTACGGCGCCGCACCCGGCTTTCCCGACCGACATGCAGGCGCAGTTCACGCTGCTGAATCTGGTGGCAGAAGGCACTGGCGTCATTACCGAAACCATTTTTGAAAACCGCTTTATGCATGTGCCGGAGCTTATCCGTATGGGCGCGCATGCGGAAATCGAAAGCAATACCGTGATTTGCCACGGCGTAGAGAAACTTTCTGGCGCTCAGGTGATGGCGACTGACCTGCGCGCATCCGCAAGCCTCGTGCTGGCGGGCTGCATCGCGGAAGGTACGACGCTTGTGGATCGCATTTATCACATCGATCGCGGTTATGAAGGTATCGAAGATAAGCTGCGTGCGCTGGGTGCGAATATTGAGCGCATAAAAGGCGAATAA
- the ibaG gene encoding BolA family iron metabolism protein IbaG — MENHEIQTVLMNALPLQEVHVSSGDGSHFQVIAVGELFGEMSRVKKQQAVYGPLMEFIADNRIHAVSIKTFTPQEWERERKLNGF; from the coding sequence ATGGAAAATCATGAAATTCAGACGGTGCTGATGAACGCACTGCCTCTCCAGGAAGTCCACGTCTCCTCCGGCGATGGCAGCCACTTTCAGGTCATTGCTGTGGGTGAGCTGTTTGGCGAAATGAGCCGCGTGAAGAAACAGCAGGCGGTCTACGGCCCGCTGATGGAGTTCATCGCCGATAACCGCATTCATGCGGTCTCCATCAAGACGTTTACGCCCCAGGAATGGGAACGCGAGCGCAAACTCAACGGTTTTTGA
- the mlaB gene encoding lipid asymmetry maintenance protein MlaB produces the protein MSAELHWERQEAQLRLNGTLDSETLTPLWEQRQSITDGLQRIDLSGLDRVDTAGLALLVHLVALTQAGGRGVALEGMSENLTTLAKLYNLPENLLPVSTD, from the coding sequence ATGTCCGCTGAACTGCACTGGGAGCGCCAGGAAGCGCAACTGCGTTTAAACGGCACGCTGGATAGCGAAACGCTGACGCCGCTGTGGGAACAACGGCAGTCCATCACGGATGGCTTGCAGCGTATCGACCTCAGCGGCCTCGATCGCGTCGATACTGCCGGGCTGGCGCTGCTGGTGCATCTGGTCGCGCTGACGCAGGCGGGAGGACGTGGCGTGGCGCTTGAAGGAATGAGCGAGAATCTGACGACGCTTGCGAAACTTTACAACCTGCCGGAAAACCTTCTGCCTGTCTCGACAGACTAA
- the mlaC gene encoding phospholipid-binding protein MlaC, giving the protein MFKRLLMVAMLVIAPLATATAADQSNPYKLMNEAAKKTFDRLKNEQPQIRQNPNHLRDIVDQELLPYVQVKYAGALVLGRYYKEATPAQREAYFAAFREYLKQAYGQALAMYHGQTYQIAPEQPLGDANIIPIRVTIIDPNGRPPVRLDFQWRKNSQTGNWQAYDMIAEGVSMITTKQNEWSDLLRQKGIDGLTEQLKSISRQPITLDQKQ; this is encoded by the coding sequence ATGTTTAAACGTCTTTTAATGGTCGCCATGCTGGTGATTGCGCCGCTTGCTACGGCTACCGCGGCGGATCAGTCCAACCCGTATAAGCTGATGAACGAGGCGGCAAAGAAAACGTTTGATCGTCTGAAAAATGAACAGCCGCAAATCCGTCAGAACCCGAACCACCTGCGCGATATCGTCGATCAGGAACTGCTGCCGTACGTTCAGGTGAAATACGCGGGCGCGCTGGTACTGGGCCGCTATTACAAAGAAGCGACGCCTGCGCAGCGCGAAGCCTATTTCGCCGCGTTTCGCGAATACCTGAAACAGGCATACGGTCAGGCGCTGGCGATGTATCACGGCCAGACTTACCAGATCGCGCCGGAACAGCCGCTGGGCGATGCCAATATTATTCCGATTCGCGTCACCATCATTGACCCGAATGGTCGTCCGCCGGTGCGTCTCGATTTCCAGTGGCGTAAAAACAGCCAGACCGGCAACTGGCAGGCGTATGACATGATCGCGGAAGGCGTGAGCATGATTACGACCAAACAGAACGAGTGGAGCGATCTGTTGCGCCAGAAAGGCATCGACGGCCTGACTGAGCAACTGAAATCGATCTCTCGTCAGCCGATTACGCTGGATCAGAAACAGTAA
- the mlaD gene encoding outer membrane lipid asymmetry maintenance protein MlaD, translating to MQTKKFEIWVGAFMLLALLAALFICLKVADVTSLRAEPTYRLYATFDNIGGLKPRSPVRIGGVVIGRVSDITLDPKTYLPRVEMEIEQRYDHIPDTSSLAIRTSGLLGEQYLALNVGFEDPELGTTILKDGGTIQDTKSAMVLEDLIGQFLYKSNSGDNQKEGGEQGSAAQPDNATPPAGATN from the coding sequence ATGCAAACGAAGAAATTTGAGATTTGGGTTGGCGCTTTTATGCTGCTGGCGCTGCTGGCCGCGCTGTTCATTTGTCTGAAAGTGGCGGATGTCACTTCGCTGCGGGCCGAGCCGACATACCGGCTCTATGCCACCTTTGATAATATCGGCGGCCTGAAACCGCGCTCGCCGGTACGCATTGGTGGTGTGGTGATCGGCCGCGTTTCCGACATTACGCTGGATCCGAAAACCTACCTGCCGCGCGTCGAGATGGAAATCGAACAGCGCTACGATCATATTCCCGATACCAGCTCGCTGGCGATTCGTACTTCCGGTCTGCTGGGGGAGCAATACCTGGCGCTGAATGTCGGTTTTGAAGATCCTGAGCTGGGAACCACTATCCTTAAGGATGGCGGCACGATTCAGGACACGAAATCCGCCATGGTGCTTGAAGATCTGATTGGCCAGTTCCTCTATAAGAGCAACAGCGGCGACAACCAGAAAGAGGGCGGCGAGCAGGGCTCTGCCGCTCAACCGGATAACGCGACGCCGCCTGCCGGCGCGACGAACTAA
- the mlaE gene encoding lipid asymmetry maintenance ABC transporter permease subunit MlaE, whose protein sequence is MLLNLLASMGQRGLKFSASFGRAGLMLFNAVIGKPEFRKHGPLLVRQLYNVGVLSMIIIIVSGLFIGMVLGLQGYLVLTTYSAETSLGMLVALSLLRELGPVVAALLFAGRAGSALTAEIGLMKATEQLSSMEMMAVDPLRRVISPRFWAGVISLPLLTVIFVAVGVWGGSLVGVNWKGIDAGFFWSAMQDAVDWRMDLINCLIKSVVFAITVTWIALFNGYDAIPTSAGISRATTRTVVHASLAVLGLDFVLTALMFGN, encoded by the coding sequence ATGCTGTTAAATTTACTGGCGTCGATGGGGCAACGCGGGCTTAAGTTCAGCGCCTCTTTTGGCCGCGCCGGGCTGATGCTATTCAATGCCGTTATCGGCAAGCCGGAGTTTCGCAAACACGGCCCGCTACTGGTGCGCCAGCTCTATAACGTGGGCGTCCTGTCGATGATTATCATCATTGTCTCGGGGCTGTTTATCGGCATGGTGCTGGGCCTGCAGGGGTATCTGGTACTGACCACCTACAGCGCGGAAACAAGCCTCGGCATGCTGGTAGCGCTGTCGCTGCTGCGCGAGCTGGGGCCGGTTGTCGCCGCGCTACTGTTCGCGGGCCGCGCCGGTTCAGCGCTGACGGCGGAAATCGGGCTGATGAAGGCGACTGAACAGCTCTCCAGCATGGAGATGATGGCGGTCGACCCGCTGCGCCGCGTGATTTCGCCGCGCTTCTGGGCAGGCGTTATTTCACTGCCGCTATTGACGGTGATTTTCGTGGCGGTGGGTGTCTGGGGTGGGTCTCTCGTCGGCGTGAACTGGAAAGGCATTGATGCCGGGTTTTTCTGGTCCGCCATGCAGGACGCCGTCGACTGGCGTATGGACCTGATTAACTGTTTGATTAAAAGCGTGGTGTTTGCCATCACGGTGACCTGGATTGCGCTCTTTAACGGTTACGACGCGATCCCGACGTCGGCCGGGATCAGCCGGGCAACTACACGTACCGTTGTGCACGCTTCACTGGCCGTGCTTGGCCTTGATTTTGTGCTTACCGCATTGATGTTTGGGAACTAA
- the mlaF gene encoding phospholipid ABC transporter ATP-binding protein MlaF yields MSQIGETLIDVRGVSFTRGNRSIFDNISLTVPRGKVTAIMGPSGIGKTTLLRLIGGQIAPDCGEILFDGENIPAMSRSRLYEVRKRMSMLFQSGALFTDLNVFENVAYPLREHTRLPEPLLRSTVMMKLEAVGLRGAAKLMPSELSGGMARRAALARAIALEPDLIMFDEPFVGQDPITMGVLVKLISELNSALGVTCVVVSHDVPEVLSIADYAYIVADKRIVAQGSAQALQENTDPRVRQFLDGIADGPVPFRYPAGDYHHDLISPTGS; encoded by the coding sequence ATGAGCCAGATCGGTGAGACATTGATTGACGTGCGTGGCGTGAGCTTCACGCGCGGCAACCGATCTATTTTTGACAATATCTCACTTACCGTCCCACGCGGTAAGGTAACGGCCATTATGGGGCCGTCAGGGATCGGTAAAACCACGCTGCTGCGCCTGATTGGCGGTCAGATTGCGCCTGACTGCGGCGAAATTCTGTTTGACGGCGAAAATATTCCCGCCATGTCCCGCTCGCGGCTTTATGAAGTGCGCAAACGGATGAGCATGCTGTTTCAGTCCGGTGCGCTGTTTACCGATCTGAACGTGTTTGAAAACGTCGCCTATCCGCTGCGCGAACATACCCGCCTGCCGGAGCCGCTGTTGCGCAGTACCGTCATGATGAAACTGGAAGCCGTAGGGCTGCGCGGAGCGGCGAAACTGATGCCCTCTGAACTTTCTGGCGGTATGGCGCGCCGCGCGGCACTGGCGCGTGCGATTGCACTGGAGCCGGATCTCATTATGTTCGACGAGCCGTTCGTCGGGCAGGACCCTATTACCATGGGCGTGCTGGTGAAGCTGATTTCCGAGCTAAACAGCGCGCTCGGCGTTACCTGCGTGGTGGTGTCGCATGATGTGCCGGAAGTATTAAGCATCGCGGATTACGCGTATATCGTCGCCGACAAACGGATTGTCGCGCAGGGCAGCGCGCAGGCGCTGCAAGAGAATACCGATCCGCGCGTGCGCCAGTTCCTTGATGGTATCGCCGACGGGCCGGTGCCTTTCCGCTATCCCGCCGGGGATTATCACCACGATCTGATTTCGCCAACAGGGAGTTAG